The following nucleotide sequence is from Podospora bellae-mahoneyi strain CBS 112042 chromosome 1 map unlocalized CBS112042p_1, whole genome shotgun sequence.
TCTTGTCTCGGACAGTCCTCAATATCGATCAAAGGGGCTTTTACCCGAAACCATGTCTCATTGGGATCCATGGCAGTAGAACAATGGGTGGATGCAGGGATTCACATGTAAATGGAACACCATTCCGTTCCTGTGCCCTCTCGTCTTCCATTTGGGAGAATTTCATGCTCTAAATACCTTGGTCCATTCCATGAAATTGAAACGAAGTTGTCATTACTgcctctcaacaaccctgaAATTCCTAATTTGAAATGTTGGCAGGCGACAATCGACTGGCGATGCCAGTCAGAACTCCTTACATGGATGTGCATTTGTAGAGGTTCTTTCACGTATATATCTTCTTGGAGATCTTCTCCTGTCAAGAACTTTCTAACCAGATCCCCACCGTTCCTTTACTCGTCTCCGGCTTACACCTACTTCCTGATCACTCACCGTTGCCATGGCTGACTTAACCAACACCTTCCcagccttctccctcgccggGGTTGCCAATGCAAATGGCTACTGCAGTCTCGCTCTGGCAGAGGCGGTACTGGGATGCGGGACCCTTGATATCGATCTGGGGGGCAGCTCGTTCAAGGCTGATATTCTGCCTGACAGAATCATCATCTCTGCTACTGAACcgctcgaggaggatgcttTTCGTGCAGAGGGCAGCTccaccaccgagaccacCGAGACGACAAGCAGTGCGACAGGCGTTTCTTCTTTGGTATACCGATGCGCACCACCAGCTAGTCCGGGTGGGCTGTTGTGGGCGCTTGACCTGCAGCAGGCCTCTACGTCGACAATTCGATCGACTGTGACATCTACCCGGACGAGCACGAGGACTTCGAAGTCGACTTCTACTTCTACCTCGACTAGGACTTCGGCCAGGCCGACGACTTCGACTTTGACGGTTTGGGCTACTTCGACATCTACTGCCAGGTCTACTTCTATTTCCGCCGCTAGGTCCGCCTCAACTAGATCTacttcaacatcaacctcgagGTCGACTTCCACCTCGACATCGCGATCTACCTTGACACCAAGGCCATCCACCACGTCAACATCTATTCCAACTGTCAGGTCAGCGTCTACTTCGACCGTGAGgccaaccacaaccatcagATCAACTTCGACCTCGACAAGAACCTCGACCAGGACCTCCACGTCCACCTCG
It contains:
- a CDS encoding uncharacterized protein (COG:S; EggNog:ENOG503PFTQ), whose translation is MADLTNTFPAFSLAGVANANGYCSLALAEAVLGCGTLDIDLGGSSFKADILPDRIIISATEPLEEDAFRAEGSSTTETTETTSSATGVSSLVYRCAPPASPGGLLWALDLQQASTSTIRSTVTSTRTSTRTSKSTSTSTSTRTSARPTTSTLTIYFNINLEVDFHLDIAIYLDTKAIHHVNIYSNCQVSVYFDREANHNHQINFDLDKNLDQDLHVHLDIHPITGPNFPGAPRFPPGRTLHTSSSSSSPATAPVAPPVSPTRLPAQDLLSLHGVLHTILGRRSYRAKAQDKDEPELNTPKGSSNLADPTIPPATQAEGDQPDLAKQCHRTHLLVLPPAWRVQAPRHQHRLVAHQHRS